In the Roseovarius sp. W115 genome, one interval contains:
- a CDS encoding 1-deoxy-D-xylulose-5-phosphate synthase N-terminal domain-containing protein: MTVSRNHLKTVEQLLLWHSHWMIHHANHIRPKVDGIKIGGHQASSASMVSIMTALYFSALRPEDRVAVKPHASPVFHAAQYLMGNQTREKMEDFRGLGGVQSYPSRTKDIDDVDFSTGSVGLGVAITSFASIIQDYIAAKDWGKGAPMGRMVALVGDAELDEGNIYEALQEGWKNDLRNTWWIIDYNRQSLDGIVREGLFERVEKIFDAFGWDVVRVKHGALQRAAFEEPGGDKLRDWIDACPNQEYSALTFMGGAVWRKRLMDDLGDQGDVTALIDRRSDDELAALMENLGGNCVSTMADTFDAIDHDRPTCFLAYTIKGWGTPIAGHKDNHGGLMNKTQFAEWQKHMGVAEGQEWERLAGVKDIAAIEAFLKEAPFFASGPRRFNDAKIAVPAIDFSSDREISTQAAFGKILDDLSKGDSDLAARIVTTSPDVTGTTGLASWVNRRKLFARAEQADAFIEHRIPSTAKWAFTPEGQHIELGIAEMNLFLLLGAAGLSHSLFGKRLLPIGTVYDPFVHRGLDAMNYACYQDARFMIVGTPSGVTLAPEGGAHQSIGTPLTGMSQDGLASFEPAFADELAVIMEWAFDYMQRDGEGDPDERTWLRDETGGSIYLRLTTNPIEQPGKRHDDAFRQGAIDGAYWLRKPGPNCDVVIAYQGAVASEAIKAAGMIGEGRRDIGVLAVTSADRLNAGWTAAQRARSRGNDRAKSHIETLMGDLPPHCKIVSAIDGHPATLAWLGGVAGHQTISLGVEHFGQTGTIGDLYKHHGIDAASIVEKVQGLTDGRHIQISAAV, from the coding sequence ATGACCGTTTCGCGCAATCATCTGAAGACCGTAGAACAACTGTTGCTGTGGCATTCGCATTGGATGATCCACCACGCCAACCATATCCGGCCCAAGGTCGACGGGATCAAGATCGGCGGGCACCAGGCCTCGTCCGCGTCCATGGTGTCGATCATGACGGCGCTCTATTTCTCGGCCTTGCGGCCCGAAGACCGCGTGGCTGTCAAACCCCACGCCTCGCCCGTGTTTCACGCCGCACAATACCTGATGGGCAATCAGACCCGCGAAAAGATGGAAGACTTCCGGGGTTTGGGTGGGGTGCAAAGCTATCCATCGCGTACCAAGGATATCGACGATGTGGATTTCTCAACCGGTTCTGTTGGTTTGGGTGTTGCGATCACATCCTTCGCGTCGATCATTCAGGATTACATCGCGGCCAAGGATTGGGGCAAAGGTGCGCCAATGGGGCGCATGGTCGCCTTGGTCGGGGATGCCGAGCTGGACGAGGGCAATATCTATGAAGCTCTGCAAGAGGGCTGGAAGAACGACCTGCGCAACACGTGGTGGATCATCGACTATAACCGCCAGTCGCTGGACGGAATTGTCCGTGAAGGCTTGTTCGAACGTGTCGAGAAGATCTTTGATGCGTTCGGCTGGGACGTGGTGCGCGTCAAGCACGGCGCTTTGCAACGCGCGGCCTTTGAGGAACCGGGCGGCGATAAGCTGCGCGACTGGATTGATGCTTGCCCCAATCAGGAATACTCGGCTCTGACCTTCATGGGCGGTGCTGTCTGGCGCAAGCGGCTCATGGACGATTTGGGCGATCAGGGCGATGTCACAGCGCTGATCGACCGGCGCAGCGATGACGAATTGGCCGCGCTGATGGAAAATCTCGGAGGCAACTGCGTCTCCACGATGGCCGACACCTTCGATGCCATCGACCACGACCGGCCAACCTGTTTTCTGGCTTATACGATCAAGGGCTGGGGGACGCCCATTGCCGGGCACAAGGACAACCATGGCGGCTTGATGAACAAGACCCAATTCGCGGAATGGCAAAAGCATATGGGTGTGGCAGAGGGTCAGGAATGGGAGCGCCTCGCAGGTGTCAAGGATATCGCGGCCATAGAGGCCTTCCTCAAGGAGGCTCCATTTTTCGCCAGCGGTCCGCGCCGCTTCAACGATGCCAAGATTGCCGTTCCTGCAATCGACTTCAGCAGCGACCGCGAAATCTCCACTCAGGCTGCCTTCGGCAAGATCCTTGATGATCTCTCCAAAGGTGACAGCGATTTGGCCGCGCGGATCGTGACAACTTCACCCGATGTGACGGGAACGACGGGCTTGGCGTCCTGGGTCAATCGTCGCAAGCTATTTGCACGCGCGGAGCAGGCGGATGCCTTCATCGAACACCGCATCCCTTCCACGGCGAAATGGGCCTTCACGCCAGAAGGACAGCATATCGAGCTTGGCATCGCCGAAATGAACCTGTTCCTGCTTCTGGGCGCTGCGGGCCTGTCGCATTCGCTCTTTGGCAAGCGTCTTTTGCCGATCGGTACGGTCTATGATCCCTTCGTACATCGTGGTCTCGATGCCATGAACTATGCTTGTTACCAAGACGCGCGGTTCATGATCGTCGGCACGCCCTCGGGTGTGACGCTTGCGCCCGAAGGCGGTGCGCACCAGTCCATCGGAACACCCCTGACCGGGATGAGCCAGGATGGATTGGCGAGCTTTGAGCCGGCCTTTGCCGATGAGCTGGCCGTGATCATGGAATGGGCCTTTGACTACATGCAACGCGACGGTGAGGGGGATCCCGATGAGCGTACATGGCTTAGGGATGAGACCGGCGGCAGCATCTATCTACGCCTGACGACAAACCCGATTGAGCAGCCTGGCAAACGTCACGACGACGCCTTTCGGCAAGGTGCCATCGATGGGGCCTACTGGCTGCGCAAGCCGGGACCAAACTGCGATGTTGTGATCGCCTATCAGGGTGCAGTGGCCTCTGAAGCGATCAAGGCAGCGGGCATGATCGGCGAAGGACGACGCGACATTGGCGTGCTGGCTGTGACCTCAGCGGACAGATTGAACGCGGGTTGGACAGCCGCGCAACGCGCGCGGTCACGGGGTAACGACCGGGCAAAGTCACATATCGAAACACTCATGGGAGACCTGCCCCCTCACTGCAAGATTGTCTCGGCGATTGATGGCCATCCTGCGACGCTGGCTTGGCTAGGCGGCGTGGCGGGTCATCAGACCATTTCACTGGGTGTGGAGCACTTTGGTCAAACCGGGACAATCGGCGATCTCTACAAACATCACGGGATCGATGCCGCGTCTATCGTGGAAAAAGTGCAAGGATTGACGGACGGTCGGCATATCCAGATTTCTGCGGCTGTTTGA